CTCGCAGCGATCCGGCTTCCAGCGACGTCACCTGCTGGTCAGCCAGTTGGTACTGTTCATACGCCCGCTCCAGCGCGCTCACCAGTTCCAGTCGCCGCTGGTCCAGCGTCGCGTTTGCCTGTGAGATGGCTGCCTTTGCATCCGCAATCTGTCCACGCCGCCTGTCCCACAGCGGAATCGGAACGGTAATGCCGGCGCGCCAGTAGCGCAAGTCGGGCTGATTTTCAAACTCGGCAAAAGCCGTCGGCTGCGGAATGCGGAGCGCCTTCTCGCGGTCCAGTGTCGATCGGCTCGCATTCAGTTCCGCTTCAGACTGTGCTACCGCTGGGTGCGCGGTCAGCACCTGGTCACGCAGCATATCCAAAGCCGGCAGGGTCATGTGCGCTGTGGTTGAGCCTGTGGGAATCAGGTTTGCATCGGCCGGCGCAGCGATGAGAGCGCGCAGGATTGCAATCGCCGAAGCGTATTCGATCTGTGCACTGTTCACCGCAAATCGCGCGCGCGCCAGTTCAGCTTCGGCTCGCGTCAGCTCCAGTTTGCCTTTCTCGCCGACATTGACCTCAACCTCAACCCGCCGGCGAAGGTCCTCTACCAGCGTCAGGTTCTCGCGGGCCTGTTTGATCTGTTCCTGTCGCTTCAGCGCTTCGTAGAACGCCCGCTGCGTATCGGCCATCACGTTCAGCCCAACGC
This genomic window from Terriglobus albidus contains:
- a CDS encoding TolC family protein yields the protein MTLGKLLLLPLLPAALLVAQTPVDAAMPAEPAPQQAAAAHGSSELRLTLDDALAMARRNSPRLHEALAATQRGQAAVQTARAYTNPNVEVFQGRQYARPIKTPGTPGLLQHYAGYQTIEIPSERSARRKAAESIAASARAAERGVGLNVMADTQRAFYEALKRQEQIKQARENLTLVEDLRRRVEVEVNVGEKGKLELTRAEAELARARFAVNSAQIEYASAIAILRALIAAPADANLIPTGSTTAHMTLPALDMLRDQVLTAHPAVAQSEAELNASRSTLDREKALRIPQPTAFAEFENQPDLRYWRAGITVPIPLWDRRRGQIADAKAAISQANATLDQRRLELVSALERAYEQYQLADQQVTSLEAGSLRAAESAVEAAKSAYRFGERGIVEVLDAQRVLQSVRGDLLDAQYARQSALIDLEELGALTPGARP